A region from the Mesorhizobium sp. J8 genome encodes:
- the trbL gene encoding P-type conjugative transfer protein TrbL, which translates to MNDLGVIDRFMETFTRYIDSGFGLLSGDVAFLTTILIGIDITLAGLVWAFGGEPNILGRLLRKVLYVGAFAFILNNFKNLADIIYRSFAGLGINASAGNLSADALLRPGRIAATGFEGAWPLLDQASQLLGFPEIFGNALTIFVLLLAWFLVLIAFFILSIQLFITILEFKLTTLAGFVLVPFALWNRSAFLAERVLGNVISSGIKVMVLAVIIGIGSTLFGEFASALQGKEPDLAAAMSQVLGALALLGLGIFGPGIASGLVSGAPQLGAGAALGTAAAAAGSALVAGGAAFAGARMATGGSLAAVRAGTAMGSAASTAWQLGRATSSESGPSGVAAGLQGVAGAAGGAAMQRMRSAAESVRRSADAGRDAAWAATGGTPTSSMSGSPATGVPAAAPAWARRLRSEQTARAHRHAATQAVRDGDRGGSGANPSLNDKED; encoded by the coding sequence ATGAATGACCTGGGCGTCATCGATCGCTTCATGGAGACTTTTACCCGCTACATCGACAGCGGGTTCGGTCTGCTTTCGGGCGACGTCGCCTTTCTCACCACCATTCTGATCGGCATCGACATCACGCTTGCCGGCCTGGTCTGGGCGTTCGGTGGCGAGCCCAACATCCTTGGCCGGCTTCTCCGCAAGGTGCTCTATGTCGGCGCCTTCGCCTTCATCCTGAACAATTTCAAGAACCTCGCCGACATTATCTATCGATCCTTTGCCGGTCTCGGCATCAACGCTTCGGCCGGCAATCTGTCCGCCGACGCTCTCCTGCGCCCCGGCCGTATAGCCGCGACCGGTTTCGAGGGTGCCTGGCCGCTGCTCGATCAGGCGAGCCAGCTTCTGGGTTTCCCCGAAATCTTCGGCAATGCGCTCACCATTTTCGTGTTGCTTCTCGCCTGGTTCCTGGTCCTGATCGCGTTCTTCATTCTTTCTATCCAGCTCTTCATTACGATCCTGGAGTTCAAGCTCACAACGCTGGCCGGCTTCGTCCTGGTGCCCTTCGCGCTGTGGAACCGTTCGGCGTTTCTGGCCGAGCGTGTGCTCGGCAATGTCATCTCGTCGGGCATCAAAGTTATGGTGCTTGCCGTCATCATCGGCATTGGTTCGACGCTTTTCGGCGAGTTTGCTTCTGCATTGCAGGGCAAGGAGCCGGACCTGGCCGCTGCCATGTCGCAGGTGCTGGGCGCGCTGGCGCTGCTTGGACTCGGTATTTTTGGGCCGGGGATCGCTTCGGGTCTTGTTTCCGGCGCGCCGCAGCTTGGCGCAGGTGCGGCGCTCGGGACTGCCGCGGCGGCCGCCGGTTCCGCGCTCGTCGCCGGAGGTGCTGCGTTTGCCGGCGCGCGCATGGCGACAGGCGGCAGTCTCGCCGCCGTCCGTGCCGGCACAGCCATGGGATCGGCTGCCTCCACGGCTTGGCAGTTGGGGCGTGCAACTTCGTCCGAGTCAGGCCCCTCCGGCGTAGCTGCCGGCCTGCAAGGCGTTGCCGGTGCCGCCGGCGGCGCGGCGATGCAGAGAATGCGATCCGCTGCGGAAAGCGTCCGGCGCAGCGCCGATGCCGGTCGCGATGCTGCTTGGGCCGCAACCGGCGGCACGCCGACCAGCTCGATGTCTGGAAGCCCTGCCACTGGGGTCCCCGCCGCCGCGCCGGCCTGGGCAAGGCGTCTGCGTTCCGAACAGACCGCGCGTGCCCACCGCCATGCCGCCACGCAGGCCGTGCGCGACGGAGATCGCGGCGGAAGCGGCGCCAATCCCTCTCTCAATGACAAGGAAGACTAG
- the trbG gene encoding P-type conjugative transfer protein TrbG, whose amino-acid sequence MTNRTQSLRAVLVLTMSAAVLSACASKPVPPPQIFYDAADFKAAAIEKAPDKPVKVVEVPKPLPLPGQLQPAPGKAVEDKSSPEDRVADANRAATQQPTKFGYVNAVQVYPFADGALYQLYAAPERVSDIALQPGEKLTSVSAGDTVRWVIGDTTSGSGDDQRIHVLVKPFASWLTTNLVITTDRRSYHLQLQSTEKTAMAAISWTYSEDQIIALLRRNAQAEAVTPVASNVALENIRFRYSISGDTPPWRPTRAFDDGSKVYIEFPRRIDQGEAPPLFIIGADGDNQLVNYRMHANYYIVDRLFAAAELRLGAKQQQVVRITRSDGRQPPRRVSLFSRFSR is encoded by the coding sequence ATGACAAATAGAACCCAATCGCTCCGTGCCGTGCTGGTCCTGACTATGTCGGCCGCGGTTCTTTCCGCCTGCGCTTCGAAGCCGGTGCCGCCGCCGCAGATTTTCTATGACGCGGCTGACTTCAAAGCGGCGGCGATCGAGAAGGCGCCGGATAAGCCGGTCAAGGTCGTCGAGGTGCCAAAGCCCCTGCCGCTGCCCGGCCAGTTGCAGCCTGCGCCCGGCAAGGCCGTCGAAGATAAGAGCTCCCCTGAAGATCGGGTCGCTGATGCCAATAGAGCGGCGACGCAGCAGCCCACCAAGTTTGGCTACGTCAACGCGGTGCAGGTCTACCCCTTTGCCGATGGCGCGCTCTACCAGCTTTATGCCGCGCCGGAACGCGTCAGCGATATCGCCCTGCAGCCAGGCGAGAAGCTGACTTCGGTGTCGGCCGGCGACACCGTGCGCTGGGTGATTGGCGATACGACCAGCGGCTCTGGTGACGATCAGCGCATCCATGTGCTGGTAAAACCCTTCGCGTCGTGGCTTACCACCAATCTGGTGATCACGACGGATCGGCGAAGCTACCATCTGCAGCTTCAAAGCACGGAGAAGACCGCGATGGCGGCGATCTCCTGGACCTACAGCGAGGATCAGATCATCGCGCTGCTGCGCCGCAACGCTCAGGCCGAGGCGGTGACGCCGGTGGCATCGAACGTAGCCCTCGAAAACATTCGCTTCCGCTATTCGATCAGCGGCGACACACCGCCCTGGAGGCCGACGCGCGCCTTCGACGACGGCAGCAAGGTCTATATCGAATTCCCGCGTCGTATCGATCAGGGCGAGGCGCCCCCGCTCTTCATCATCGGTGCCGACGGCGACAACCAGCTCGTCAACTACCGCATGCACGCCAACTACTACATCGTCGACCGCCTATTCGCCGCCGCCGAGCTCCGCCTCGGCGCCAAGCAGCAGCAAGTGGTGCGCATCACCAGGAGCGATGGCCGGCAACCGCCGCGGCGGGTTTCGCTGTTTTCGCGGTTCAGCAGGTGA
- a CDS encoding TrbI/VirB10 family protein — protein MIDTSHPNTSPKLDPEQLQLRASPRRAVRFRRGIIVAIAAVGSGIILGVTMMALQGPALRLKQQAEELYNSDRKPMAEGLEALPKDYSGIKPKIPVLGPPLPGDLGRPILEHQRQLGIAPGQEVSAEEQRLAQQAIEARESQVLFRIENRLGETAATDNGQEARPPFDGTPPQSDAARAPASVAPAEGDQNNQQRKLDFVSQRRTSGIYNPHALQTPASPYQLMAGSLIAASLITGINSDLPGLVVAQVTENVHDTVTGSILLIPQGSRLIGTYDSVVAFGQRRALLVWQRIVMPDGSSIEIDNLPATDTASYAGLEDKVDFHTWQLIKGVALATLLGVGTELSFGENETDLVKAIRESTQQNVSRAGQRMTEKNLNIQPTITIRPGWPLRVIVHKDIMLRPYQG, from the coding sequence ATGATCGACACCTCTCATCCTAATACTTCGCCGAAACTTGATCCTGAGCAGCTGCAACTGCGGGCCTCGCCCCGTCGCGCTGTGCGCTTTAGGCGCGGCATAATCGTCGCGATCGCGGCTGTTGGCTCCGGCATCATTCTCGGTGTCACCATGATGGCGCTGCAAGGACCGGCGCTGCGTCTGAAGCAGCAGGCCGAAGAGCTTTACAACTCCGACCGCAAGCCAATGGCCGAGGGGCTCGAGGCGCTGCCCAAAGACTATTCCGGGATCAAACCGAAGATCCCTGTCCTTGGGCCGCCGCTGCCCGGCGATCTTGGCCGTCCGATCCTCGAGCACCAGCGACAGCTTGGCATCGCGCCCGGCCAGGAGGTATCCGCCGAAGAGCAGCGGCTTGCCCAGCAGGCGATTGAGGCGCGCGAGTCGCAAGTCCTATTCCGGATCGAAAACCGGCTCGGGGAAACAGCTGCTACCGACAATGGGCAAGAAGCGCGTCCGCCATTCGATGGAACGCCGCCGCAATCCGATGCCGCACGCGCGCCGGCGTCCGTAGCGCCGGCCGAAGGCGATCAGAACAACCAACAGCGCAAACTCGACTTTGTCAGCCAGCGAAGGACAAGCGGGATCTACAATCCACATGCGCTACAAACGCCAGCTTCGCCTTATCAGCTGATGGCCGGCAGCCTGATCGCCGCAAGTCTTATCACCGGCATAAATTCCGACTTGCCGGGTCTGGTTGTCGCCCAGGTCACAGAGAATGTGCATGACACGGTAACCGGGAGCATCTTGCTCATCCCACAGGGCTCTCGTCTGATTGGCACCTATGACAGCGTTGTGGCCTTCGGACAAAGGCGCGCACTACTGGTCTGGCAACGCATTGTCATGCCCGACGGTTCGTCAATCGAAATCGACAATCTGCCCGCGACGGACACTGCCAGTTATGCAGGTCTTGAGGACAAGGTGGATTTCCACACCTGGCAGTTGATCAAGGGCGTCGCGCTGGCCACGTTGCTGGGCGTCGGCACCGAGCTGAGCTTCGGGGAAAACGAAACCGATCTGGTCAAGGCTATCCGGGAATCCACTCAGCAGAACGTCAGCCGAGCCGGCCAACGCATGACAGAGAAGAACTTGAATATTCAGCCCACCATCACCATCCGTCCCGGCTGGCCGCTTCGCGTGATCGTGCACAAGGATATCATGCTGCGGCCGTATCAGGGCTGA
- a CDS encoding DUF2274 domain-containing protein, producing MANLKLGKLPDRTPSKITITVNAELSQALQDYAALYRETYGETETVAELIPFMLMEFLESDRTFAKARKGGWKSETPTAGLSKS from the coding sequence ATGGCAAACCTGAAATTAGGGAAGCTTCCCGACCGGACGCCTTCCAAGATTACAATCACTGTCAACGCAGAGCTAAGCCAAGCGCTCCAGGACTACGCGGCGCTTTACCGTGAAACTTATGGCGAGACGGAAACAGTGGCTGAGCTCATCCCATTCATGCTGATGGAATTCCTGGAGAGCGACCGGACGTTTGCGAAGGCCAGGAAAGGAGGTTGGAAGAGCGAAACGCCCACCGCGGGTCTAAGTAAGTCGTGA
- the trbF gene encoding conjugal transfer protein TrbF, whose protein sequence is MLFKRPVQRYGKTPEPLTPYQKAGQIWDERIGTARVQARSWRLMAFGCLALATGLSGGILWQSMQGRVVPYVVEVDRFGETRAVAPAIQNYQPDDAQIAWHLGRFIQNVRSISTDPVLVRQNWLSAYDFATDRAALFLNEYAKANDPFAQIGTRSVSVQVTSVVRASDNSFQVKWTEQVFERGSLATSTRWTGILTIVLRPPTNTDQLLKNPLGVFINAIDWSRELDSAAPTSVFPKEPANDK, encoded by the coding sequence ATGCTCTTCAAGCGACCCGTTCAGCGTTATGGAAAAACGCCCGAGCCCCTAACACCTTACCAAAAGGCCGGCCAGATCTGGGACGAGCGCATCGGCACGGCGCGCGTCCAGGCGAGGAGCTGGCGCCTGATGGCGTTTGGCTGTCTGGCTCTGGCGACCGGGCTCTCCGGCGGCATCTTGTGGCAGTCGATGCAGGGTCGCGTTGTCCCTTACGTCGTCGAGGTCGACCGCTTTGGCGAGACGCGCGCCGTCGCGCCGGCGATCCAAAACTACCAACCCGACGATGCGCAGATCGCTTGGCATCTCGGGCGTTTCATCCAGAATGTCCGCTCTATCTCCACCGATCCAGTTCTGGTGCGGCAGAATTGGCTGTCGGCCTACGACTTTGCCACCGACCGCGCTGCCCTGTTCCTGAACGAATACGCCAAGGCGAACGACCCGTTCGCTCAGATCGGCACGCGCAGCGTGTCGGTGCAGGTGACCAGCGTCGTCAGGGCTTCGGACAACTCGTTCCAGGTCAAATGGACCGAACAGGTCTTCGAGCGCGGCAGCCTCGCCACCTCGACGCGATGGACCGGGATTCTCACCATCGTGCTCCGCCCGCCAACGAACACCGATCAACTACTCAAGAATCCGCTCGGCGTCTTCATCAACGCCATCGACTGGTCGCGTGAACTCGACAGCGCCGCACCCACATCCGTTTTCCCAAAGGAGCCCGCCAATGACAAATAG